The Halostagnicola kamekurae sequence GAAAAACAACGCGATAAACGATTTCCGAACGGTGGGATCGCTCGAGTGCCACACGGCACCCACCACACAGAGTGCTGCCGCAACGAAACCGATAGCGACGACCAGCGGGAAGGAGGACGCGAGACCGTTCATTGCGCTGTTCTCTCGAGTCAGTCTCTATGTAAGTGTCGCTATCAGTACTCGAGCGGTAACATCGGGCTGACAGGGCCTGACCGACACGCGGATTTTCTGAGATAGAAAAAACGGACTCCTTTTCATAGCCGTACCGAAACGAGTGAGTACCAGTGAGTGAGGACTGCGATCTGACGGAACTGCTCGCTGTTCTCGACGACGAGTACGCACGAGCAATCCTCACAGAAACGAGCGTCGAACCCATGTCAGCCAGCACACTGAGCGACCGGTGTGACGCTTCACTGCCGACGGTTTATCGTCGTCTCGATCGGCTTTCGGAGTGTCAACTCATCACCGAAGAAACAGCACTCGCACAGGACGGTAACCACTA is a genomic window containing:
- a CDS encoding winged helix-turn-helix domain-containing protein is translated as MSEDCDLTELLAVLDDEYARAILTETSVEPMSASTLSDRCDASLPTVYRRLDRLSECQLITEETALAQDGNHYSVYSANLDSLELSLEDGEFDLDLSYRDQDVADKFTEMWEGMR